A region of Mesorhizobium sp. AR02 DNA encodes the following proteins:
- a CDS encoding EAL domain-containing protein gives MFSSANIPAAVAVLVIAISAAYADHQNKIVSDQAVRADVLAKVNLIRAKLEGNINGNLQLVHGLVATVVTEPYMGQQRFASLASNLFGEGSQLNNIAGAPDLVVSLMYPLEGNEKAVGLDYRKDDRQRDAALRARDGRKLILAGPVELKQGGQGFIGRFPVFVPSAGNTERFWGIISAVVDVQRLYKASGLFDDDLGIDIALIGKDALGPSGDQFFGDVGVRKNNPVTAEVLLPSGSWQIAAIPRNGWPSTPSNAWFLRAIMAAAGALVVVPFLVTGRLIGERQRNYAELRRLSRRLELALEASAIGVWEHDLATNDLSWDDRVNEIYGKPNDGGRRGYSDWAGAIHPLDLAGANADFDNAVASRGTYSSEYRIVRPDGEIRHVRSKATIYQAPNETPKMIGAEWDVTADVLLNSDLVRAKQLSESKNAELEAARARIEHIALHDSLTGLPNRRYLDQVLEEYAANARRDGGYAALLHIDLDRFKHINDTLGHAAGDAMLVHASTVLRSKVEEGGFVARIGGDEFVVLCTVHDDIKQLALLADRVISQMSEPVYYQGHRCRFGVSVGIAIDNGKDVEAKHLLVNADIALYRAKSRGRNRHEFFTEAMQSEIVDTKRIADEVLGGLERNEFIAFYQPQFSAKTLEIVGVEALARWRHPKKGILAPDVFLRIAEELNVVSTIDQTILNQALSDFQGWSAAGLHIPRVSVNVSARRLQDEELIKSLRDLNIKEGTVSFELVESIFLDENDDLVTWNVDQIKQLGIDIEIDDFGTGYASIVSLLKLQPRRLKIDRQLVIPIVESPQRRQVVSSIIEIGKSLGIEVVAEGVETMKHARVLKDLGCDILQGYAFGQALDSNGLKAFVRSRRLRAAS, from the coding sequence GTGTTTTCGTCGGCAAATATTCCGGCGGCAGTGGCGGTTTTGGTTATTGCCATCAGCGCGGCGTATGCGGACCACCAGAACAAAATCGTTTCGGACCAGGCCGTCCGCGCTGATGTCCTAGCCAAGGTCAATCTGATCCGCGCCAAGCTGGAAGGGAATATCAACGGAAACCTTCAACTCGTGCATGGGCTGGTCGCAACGGTCGTGACTGAACCCTACATGGGACAGCAACGCTTCGCCTCGCTCGCGAGTAATCTGTTTGGCGAGGGCTCGCAATTGAACAACATTGCCGGCGCACCCGATCTGGTCGTTTCCTTGATGTACCCGCTAGAAGGCAACGAGAAAGCCGTGGGCCTCGATTACCGTAAGGACGATCGGCAGCGCGACGCCGCGCTACGGGCGCGAGACGGGCGCAAGTTGATTCTTGCCGGTCCGGTCGAGCTGAAGCAGGGAGGCCAAGGCTTCATCGGCCGGTTTCCTGTTTTCGTGCCGAGTGCGGGCAACACTGAAAGGTTCTGGGGCATCATTTCCGCTGTTGTCGACGTGCAGCGCCTTTACAAGGCGAGCGGCCTGTTCGACGATGATCTCGGGATTGACATCGCGCTCATCGGTAAAGACGCCCTCGGCCCAAGCGGAGATCAATTCTTCGGCGATGTGGGCGTCCGCAAAAACAATCCAGTGACGGCCGAAGTTCTGCTCCCGTCGGGATCGTGGCAGATCGCAGCCATCCCCAGAAACGGCTGGCCTTCGACGCCCAGCAACGCGTGGTTCTTGCGTGCGATCATGGCCGCGGCCGGGGCGTTGGTTGTGGTGCCATTCTTGGTCACAGGTCGTCTGATCGGCGAGAGACAGCGCAACTATGCGGAACTGCGTCGATTGTCGAGACGACTAGAACTCGCTTTGGAGGCATCGGCTATTGGCGTTTGGGAACACGATCTCGCAACCAATGACCTGTCGTGGGACGATCGCGTCAATGAAATATATGGCAAACCCAACGATGGAGGACGTCGCGGCTACTCTGATTGGGCGGGCGCAATTCACCCCCTAGATTTGGCCGGCGCCAATGCGGATTTCGACAATGCTGTGGCCAGCCGCGGAACATATTCGTCGGAGTACCGGATTGTTCGTCCGGATGGCGAGATTCGTCATGTCCGATCCAAAGCGACCATATACCAAGCCCCAAATGAGACACCCAAAATGATCGGGGCGGAATGGGACGTGACAGCCGACGTCCTGCTGAACAGCGATCTGGTTCGCGCAAAACAGCTGTCCGAGTCTAAAAATGCAGAACTCGAGGCGGCCAGGGCGCGAATAGAGCATATCGCGCTTCACGATTCGCTGACCGGTTTGCCCAACCGTCGTTACCTCGACCAGGTATTGGAAGAGTACGCGGCGAACGCCAGGCGCGACGGCGGTTATGCGGCCCTGCTTCACATCGACCTGGATCGGTTCAAGCACATCAACGATACGCTTGGCCACGCCGCGGGCGACGCGATGTTGGTTCACGCATCTACCGTCCTCCGATCCAAGGTCGAGGAGGGGGGATTCGTCGCTCGGATCGGAGGAGACGAATTCGTCGTGCTGTGCACGGTGCATGACGATATCAAGCAACTGGCGCTGCTGGCTGACCGCGTCATCAGCCAGATGAGCGAACCCGTCTACTACCAGGGCCACCGATGCCGTTTTGGTGTTAGTGTGGGAATTGCGATCGACAATGGAAAAGACGTCGAAGCCAAGCACCTGCTGGTGAACGCCGACATCGCGCTTTACCGAGCAAAGAGTCGTGGGCGCAATCGGCACGAATTCTTCACTGAGGCGATGCAAAGCGAAATCGTCGACACAAAGCGGATCGCCGATGAGGTGCTTGGCGGCCTTGAGCGTAACGAGTTCATAGCCTTCTACCAGCCCCAATTTAGCGCAAAGACGCTCGAAATTGTCGGAGTCGAGGCGCTTGCGCGATGGAGGCACCCAAAGAAGGGTATTTTAGCGCCGGATGTCTTCCTAAGGATTGCAGAAGAACTAAATGTCGTCTCGACGATCGATCAAACCATACTGAACCAAGCGCTTTCGGATTTCCAAGGCTGGTCTGCCGCGGGTCTTCATATACCGCGCGTATCAGTCAATGTTTCGGCACGGCGCCTTCAGGACGAAGAACTCATAAAGAGCTTGAGAGATCTGAATATCAAGGAGGGAACAGTTTCGTTCGAGCTTGTTGAGTCCATTTTCCTAGACGAAAACGATGATCTGGTAACTTGGAATGTCGATCAGATTAAGCAACTCGGCATTGATATAGAGATAGATGATTTTGGTACGGGCTATGCCTCCATAGTCAGCCTGCTCAAGCTGCAGCCTCGCCGACTGAAGATAGATCGGCAACTGGTCATCCCAATTGTCGAATCGCCTCAACGAAGGCAGGTTGTCTCGTCGATCATTGAAATCGGCAAGTCCTTGGGTATCGAGGTCGTAGCGGAAGGCGTCGAGACGATGAAGCACGCAAGGGTACTCAAGGACTTGGGCTGCGACATATTACAGGGTTATGCTTTTGGGCAGGCGTTGGATTCCAACGGCTTAAAGGCGTTTGTTCGCTCTCGGCGGCTGCGCGCGGCCAGCTAA
- the radC gene encoding RadC family protein has protein sequence MGDTGDDERSFFSEVPVRPTAKARQAPAEKPGYLGHRDRLRERFASAGPDALPDYELLELLLFRLIPRADTKPAAKALLARFGTLAEVLGAPINLLQEIKGIGPTVALDLKIVAATAQRMAHGEVHGREVLSSWTQLLAYCRSAMAFEAREQFRILFLDKKNALIADEVQQTGTVDHTPVYPREVVKRALELSATAIILVHNHPSGDPTPSRADIEMTKEIIDAGKRLGIAVHDHIIIGRKGYASMKGLLLI, from the coding sequence ATGGGAGACACAGGCGACGACGAGCGGAGTTTCTTCTCCGAGGTGCCGGTTCGGCCCACGGCGAAGGCCAGGCAGGCTCCAGCCGAAAAACCTGGCTATCTCGGCCACCGCGACCGCTTGCGCGAGCGCTTTGCCTCAGCGGGTCCAGACGCCCTGCCCGATTATGAACTTCTGGAGCTCCTGCTCTTCCGGCTGATCCCGCGCGCCGACACCAAGCCTGCCGCCAAGGCGCTGCTGGCGCGCTTCGGCACGCTGGCCGAAGTGCTTGGCGCGCCCATCAACCTGCTGCAGGAGATCAAGGGCATCGGCCCGACCGTGGCGCTCGACTTGAAAATCGTCGCGGCGACAGCGCAGCGCATGGCACACGGCGAGGTGCATGGCCGAGAAGTCCTTTCGTCCTGGACGCAGCTTCTCGCCTATTGCCGCTCGGCCATGGCCTTCGAGGCACGCGAACAATTCCGCATCCTGTTCCTCGACAAGAAGAACGCGCTGATCGCCGACGAGGTGCAGCAGACCGGCACTGTCGACCACACGCCGGTCTATCCCCGAGAAGTGGTCAAGCGGGCGCTTGAGCTGTCGGCCACCGCGATCATCCTGGTGCACAACCATCCGTCAGGCGACCCGACGCCGTCGCGCGCCGACATCGAGATGACGAAAGAGATCATCGACGCAGGCAAGCGGCTGGGCATCGCCGTGCACGACCACATCATCATTGGCCGGAAGGGATACGCCAGCATGAAGGGTTTGCTGCTGATCTAG
- a CDS encoding LysR family transcriptional regulator has product MPDWEDLRHFHALSRLGTLSAAARALGVEHATVARRVAHLEERIGAKLVDRRGRRLSLTAKGQQIASIATRMSEDALMIERAALNTENRHTGTVRVSAPPALATALLAERFVGLRQRHPGINIVVIGETRYASLGRREADIAVRMARPERGDLTVTKIGEIGFSLYADPAYLAATRETDWSFIGYEETMASSPQERLLAQIVGSRPVAIRASTLEFQLAAVKAGGGVALLPDFMAADLNLTRLPLPGDPLTRELWLVVHTDIKDVPLIRAVMDGLGGKVG; this is encoded by the coding sequence ATGCCGGATTGGGAAGACTTGCGCCATTTCCACGCCCTTTCCCGCCTGGGCACACTCTCGGCCGCTGCCCGGGCACTCGGTGTGGAGCATGCGACGGTGGCCAGACGCGTGGCGCATCTGGAAGAGAGGATCGGCGCCAAGCTCGTCGACCGGCGCGGGCGCCGCCTTTCGCTGACCGCCAAGGGCCAGCAGATCGCCAGCATCGCGACACGCATGAGCGAAGATGCGCTGATGATCGAGCGGGCGGCGCTGAATACCGAAAACCGGCATACCGGCACCGTCCGGGTCAGCGCCCCGCCCGCCCTGGCGACCGCGCTGCTGGCGGAGCGGTTCGTTGGCCTCCGGCAAAGGCATCCCGGCATCAATATCGTGGTCATCGGCGAGACGCGCTATGCGTCGCTTGGACGGCGGGAGGCGGATATCGCCGTACGGATGGCGCGGCCGGAACGGGGCGACCTGACCGTCACCAAGATCGGCGAGATAGGTTTCAGCCTCTATGCCGATCCCGCCTATCTGGCCGCGACGCGCGAAACGGACTGGTCCTTCATAGGGTACGAGGAAACCATGGCCTCGTCGCCGCAGGAAAGGCTGCTTGCGCAAATTGTGGGAAGCCGTCCGGTCGCCATCCGCGCCTCGACGCTGGAGTTTCAACTGGCTGCCGTCAAGGCCGGCGGCGGCGTCGCGCTGCTGCCTGATTTCATGGCGGCGGATCTGAATTTGACCAGGCTGCCCTTGCCGGGCGATCCGCTGACGCGTGAACTCTGGTTGGTCGTGCACACGGATATCAAGGATGTGCCGCTGATCCGCGCGGTGATGGACGGGCTTGGCGGCAAGGTTGGATGA
- a CDS encoding quinone oxidoreductase family protein: protein MDIAVTLTATGGIDQLQVSQRAPQSPGPKEIRIRHEAIGVNFLDIYHRKGIYPLPAYPHVLGAEGAGIVEAVGSEVALLVPGDRVAYAGAPVGAYSSTRLLPAERAIRLPAGIGSRTAAASTLKGMTAYMLLNRVYAVKPGTAILVHAAAGGLGAILVRWAKHLGATVIGTVSSEEKAALARTHGADHLIVGRDADLVREVMELTGGRGVDVGYDGIGGAMLAKTIQCIRPFGTAVSFGQAAGPIPPVSLDQLRPNRALAHPSIMAATGDQAFYVEAAAALIDAFRLNITAAVGGEFALNDAAVAHTELEAGRTTGSLLLIP, encoded by the coding sequence ATGGATATCGCCGTTACGCTGACCGCCACGGGAGGCATCGACCAGTTGCAGGTGTCGCAGCGCGCGCCGCAATCTCCCGGCCCGAAGGAGATCCGGATCCGTCATGAGGCGATCGGCGTCAATTTTCTCGATATCTACCATCGCAAGGGCATCTACCCGCTGCCCGCCTATCCCCATGTGCTGGGTGCCGAGGGAGCGGGGATCGTCGAGGCGGTCGGCTCGGAGGTCGCGTTGCTTGTCCCGGGCGACCGCGTCGCCTATGCCGGCGCTCCGGTCGGTGCCTACAGTTCCACGCGCCTTTTGCCGGCGGAGCGGGCGATCAGGCTGCCGGCCGGGATCGGATCGCGTACAGCGGCGGCATCGACGCTGAAAGGCATGACGGCCTACATGCTGCTCAACCGCGTTTACGCCGTGAAGCCGGGCACCGCCATCCTGGTCCATGCGGCGGCGGGTGGTCTTGGGGCTATTCTGGTCCGTTGGGCAAAACATCTGGGCGCAACGGTGATCGGCACGGTCAGTTCCGAGGAAAAAGCCGCTCTTGCTCGCACTCACGGCGCCGACCATCTCATCGTCGGACGCGACGCCGATCTCGTCAGGGAGGTCATGGAGTTGACGGGCGGTCGCGGCGTGGATGTCGGCTATGACGGCATTGGTGGCGCCATGCTTGCCAAGACGATCCAATGCATAAGGCCATTCGGCACTGCCGTGAGCTTCGGTCAGGCCGCCGGGCCGATCCCTCCGGTTTCGCTCGACCAGTTACGGCCCAACCGCGCTCTCGCTCACCCGAGCATCATGGCCGCGACCGGCGACCAGGCTTTCTACGTCGAAGCCGCGGCAGCCCTGATCGATGCCTTTCGTCTGAACATTACGGCGGCCGTCGGCGGGGAATTCGCGCTCAACGATGCAGCCGTGGCCCATACGGAACTCGAAGCCGGACGGACGACCGGAAGCCTGCTTCTGATTCCATAA
- the map gene encoding type I methionyl aminopeptidase — translation MVTYLDAATAPLRNTGQIRLYGEDGFAGMRKACDLTARCLDELVPMVAPGVTTDTIDRFVFEFGMDHGALPATLNYRGYTKSSCTSINHVVCHGIPDNKPLKDGDIVNIDVTYILDGWHGDSSRMYPVGTIKRAAERLLEVTHECLMRGIAAVRPGARTGAIGAAIQTYAEAERCSVVRDFCGHGVGQLFHDAPNILHYGSANEGVEMRPGMIFTIEPMINLGRPHVKVLSDGWTAVTRDRSLSAQYEHTIGVTDTGCEIFTLSPNNLDRPGLPA, via the coding sequence ATGGTCACCTATCTCGACGCCGCCACGGCCCCCCTCAGAAACACCGGCCAGATCCGCCTCTATGGCGAGGACGGTTTTGCCGGCATGCGCAAGGCATGCGACCTCACCGCGCGTTGCCTGGACGAGCTGGTGCCGATGGTCGCGCCCGGCGTCACCACCGACACCATCGACCGTTTCGTCTTCGAGTTCGGCATGGATCACGGCGCGCTGCCGGCGACGCTCAACTATCGTGGCTACACGAAATCGTCCTGCACCTCGATCAACCATGTCGTCTGTCACGGCATTCCCGACAACAAGCCGCTGAAGGATGGCGACATCGTCAACATCGACGTCACCTACATCCTTGATGGCTGGCACGGCGATTCCTCGCGCATGTATCCGGTCGGTACCATCAAGCGCGCGGCGGAACGCCTGCTCGAGGTCACCCATGAATGCCTGATGCGCGGCATCGCCGCGGTCAGGCCGGGTGCGCGCACCGGCGCCATCGGTGCCGCCATCCAGACCTATGCCGAGGCGGAGCGTTGCTCGGTGGTGCGCGACTTCTGCGGCCACGGCGTCGGCCAGCTCTTCCACGACGCCCCGAACATCCTGCACTATGGCAGCGCCAATGAAGGCGTCGAGATGCGGCCCGGCATGATCTTCACCATCGAGCCGATGATCAATCTCGGCCGGCCGCATGTGAAGGTGCTGTCGGATGGCTGGACGGCGGTGACGCGCGACCGCTCGCTGTCGGCGCAGTACGAGCACACGATCGGCGTGACCGACACGGGCTGCGAGATTTTCACGCTCTCGCCCAACAACCTCGACCGTCCCGGCCTGCCGGCCTAG
- a CDS encoding DUF982 domain-containing protein, translating into MDRLQFEVPVRIAQGPGLPVEEIYSVEQALDFLQDWPARRQGPVYQKAFNACFGATVDVVKTEDACRAFMVFCRVTGLMASDMMAPRKRGGEARALQA; encoded by the coding sequence ATGGACAGATTGCAATTCGAGGTGCCGGTGCGCATCGCACAAGGCCCCGGCTTGCCCGTCGAGGAGATTTACAGCGTCGAGCAGGCGCTGGACTTTCTCCAGGATTGGCCGGCGCGCCGGCAGGGACCGGTGTACCAAAAAGCTTTCAATGCCTGCTTTGGCGCTACGGTGGACGTGGTCAAGACCGAGGATGCCTGCCGGGCATTCATGGTGTTCTGCCGCGTCACCGGACTGATGGCCAGCGACATGATGGCGCCGCGCAAGCGTGGCGGCGAGGCAAGGGCGCTGCAGGCCTGA
- a CDS encoding DUF6074 family protein, producing MSPEKVRAFPIDRQLFLVREVAAKLDHLHGEPAASFWRAKAAELLDLIVGSGRDRATASDEVRRFFLAVQRELSAGLAAEPSPILPA from the coding sequence ATGTCCCCAGAAAAAGTCCGTGCATTCCCGATCGACCGTCAGCTATTCCTAGTTAGAGAAGTTGCAGCCAAGCTCGACCATCTGCATGGCGAGCCTGCAGCCTCGTTCTGGAGGGCTAAAGCAGCCGAGTTGCTTGACCTGATTGTCGGGTCGGGCAGGGACAGAGCAACCGCCAGTGACGAAGTACGCAGGTTTTTCCTGGCCGTACAGAGAGAGCTTTCGGCTGGACTGGCGGCCGAGCCGAGTCCAATTCTTCCCGCCTGA